Part of the Paenibacillus guangzhouensis genome is shown below.
CGCGATTGGGAACAGCAGCATGAACAAACCATGCCGGTCCGGACCTCCTGGCAGCTCTTTAACCAGTCCTTCCACACCTTGTTCGAGAAAAACGTCCCGCTAGAGCTGCAAGCTGCACGAGCATCCCTATGGAGATCACTCCGTCGGTTCCATCCAAGCGAAATTCGGGCCGCGCTCAGCGATCTCGTCCAGCTCAGCGTCTGGAACATCGCGCACCGCGTCACCGATGGTGTGTGGGACCCTCGAGGCAAACGCGCCCTCTTCCACGGCCTCGACGTTACGCGGCCGCGCATCCTCTTCCTAGGAGCAGCCGAAGGCTATGAAGCCATGCAGCTATACGCCATGTACCCTGAAGGAGAGGTCGTTCTCGTCGACTACGATGAATTCTGCCGTACGGACCGATTCGGAAATTTCCCGGCATCGTACCCCTTCTTGGGTGCACACCCCTCTACAGGCCATCCCAAGGTCTGGTACAAAGAACAGATGAATCTTCATTATCTTGTCGAAGACATCCGCAACTTATCCTTCGGCGCCGAGTTCGATATTGTGATCAGCGTAGGACTGCTGGAGCACTTCCCAGACGAGCACAAGCCCGAGGTGATGGACTGGCACCGCAAATTCTTGAAACCCGGCGGATACGCCATCCTCACGACACCGAAAAAGCACATCAAGACGCGCCTATTCTACACGGTCATGGAAGACATTATGAACCACACCTACCGCGAACTGATGGATATCCGCCAAATGGGGCTTTACGTCTATGAAAATGGCTTCGATATTCTACGGCACGGCACGATCAAAGTGCATAATGGCATCGTCGCCAAGGCCCGCTAATCAATCCAACGTCCAGACTTTGTCCAGAATACAACGAAGGAGCTGTGCATCCATCGCACAGCCCCTTTTTGTTGTTTATTTGCGTTTCTTCCGGACGAACGAAGCCGTACCATTCTTCGACTTCCCACGACGTTGCGATCCCCCTTGACCTTCGCCAACGAAAATACCACTCTCTGATGTATTCTTACGGGGTTTGCGACGTTCGTTAAATCCTGCCCCTGTATTGCTCGGTTCAGTCGTATATTCTGATGGTGTCGGCGATCCATAACCGCCCTTACCTGATCCGAAACTGAATTTCCCTTGCTCTGACGGTGGGTTCTTCGACTCACCAAGGTCGCCACGTGTACGATCCCGCGACTCGAACTTGCCGAACTTTCCACTCTTTTTCCCAGGACCATCTGGTTTGAACGGGCTAGATTTCCCGCCTCTGCTGGTTCCTGTCGCACCGCCACGAGATGAATTCGAACCCGATTTTCCGGCGCCCGAGCGCTCTGATTTGCCACCGCGATCTCCTTTGCCGCGTGAACCAAAGCCACCTTGCCCGAACCCTTTGCTCTTGTTCTTACCACCGCGGCCACCGCGTTCACCAAAGCCTCCGCCAATCAGATTCAACTGACCGCCGCGCGACTTCGTATCCAGCATCTCAAAATCGATCGTATGATCATCCATATTCACACGCGCAACACGGATCTTCACTTCATCGCCAATCCGGTACACCTTCGATGTCCGTTCACCGATTAACGCCATGTGCTGCTCATGGAAATGGTAATAATCATCCGTCATATCACTCAGACGAATTAAGCCCTCCACCGTATTGTCGAGCTCCACGAAAATACCAAAGCTCGTCACGCTGCTGACCATACCTTCGAATTCTTCTCCTACTTTATCGAGCATGAATTCGGCTTTCTTCAGCTGTTCGGTATCTCGTTCCGCATCTACCGCCACACGTTCACGCTCAGAGGATTGCTGCGCGATCTCCTTCATTCGAGAGGCAAGGTACTCATGACGCTGCTCTGTGAGCGATCCGCCATTCTCAGCCACCTCACGGATAATCCGATGGATCACTAAATCCGGATAACGGCGAATCGGCGAAGTGAAGTGCGAGTAGAATTCGGCCGCCAAGCCGAAGTGGCCCAAGCTCTCCGAATCGTATTTCGCCTGCTTCATCGAACGCAGCATCATCGTGCTAATGACCGTCTGCTCTTTGGTACCTTGAATCTGCTCTAGCAAGGTCTGAAGCGCACGAGGATGCACAGAATTGCCTTTCCCACGCACTGCATAACCAAAGTTCGCTGCGAACTGCATGAATGTCAGTAACTTCTCGGAATCCGGATCTTCGTGAATCCGATATAGGAATGGCACACGCAGCCAGTGGAAATGTTCTGCCACCGTCTCATTTGCCGCGAGCATGAACTCTTCGATAATCATCTCCGCAATGGAACGTTCCCGCTTAATAATATCGACGGGTTTGCCGTTCTCATCGACAATGACCTTCGACTCTTGGAAATCAAAATCGATCGCACCGCGGCGCATCCGATGTTTCCGCAGCCGTTCAGCTAACTCCCGCATCAGCTGGAAGTCCGGTACCAAATCCTGATAGCGCTCCATAAGCTCTGGATGGTCTTCGGGTTCTGTTAGAATTTTGCGGACATTCGTATACGTCATCCGCTCTTTCGTCTTAATGACGCTTGTGAAAATATCGTGGTTCACTACTTTCATATGCTCATCGAATTCCATCTCACAGGAAAGCGTTAAGCGGTCCACCTGCGGATTTAAGCTGCAAATTCCGTTCGATAGACGATGTGGCAGCATCGGAATCACCCGATCCACCAAATACACACTGCAACCACGTGCATACGCCTCTTGATCCAGCTTGGATCGTTCTGGTACATAGTAACCCACGTCCGCAATATGGACACCGAGTTTGTAATTCCCATTAGGCAGCCGTTCCACATTCACCGCATCGTCCAAATCCTTCGCGTCTTCTCCGTCAATCGTTACGATACGCTTATCCCGGAGATCTCGTCGACCTTGCTGAACAATCTCTTCTTCTGTGATCGAATCCGGCGCTGCAGCAGCCTCATCCATGACATCCTCTGGGAATGCCTCCGGCAATTGATGCTTACGAATAATCGAGAGAATATCGACGCCAGGGTCGTCTTTATGACCCAGGATCTCCACGACTTCCCCTTCTGCGGCCGCTCGGCCCTCAGGGTAATTCACGATCTTCGCAACGACCTTCTGGCCCGTCACCGCACCTTGGAATGCTTCCTGTGGTATGAAAATATCACGATTAATCCGCTTATCATCAGGGATGACAAATCCATACGTCTCATGATTCTGGAACGTTCCCACGACTTGCGTCACTGCACGACTAACGATACGCGCGACTTCACCTTCTAATTTCCCACCGGCCGCTCCTTTGGTCGTCACACGTACAAGGACAATATCCCCGTTCATTGCACTCTTCAGATCGTTCGCATGAATGTATACATCCGGGTGGTCCTTATCTTCGGGAATCAAAAATGCAAATCCCTTGGCATGAGCCTGCAATCGGCCACGCAGCAGATTCATTCGCTCTGGAATCCCATATCGTTCCGAACGTGTGCGAATGATCTTGCCTTCCTGCTCCATCTGGATCAGCAGCTTCAGAAATGCCTTGAATTCCTGTGCATCCTCGATCGCAAAATGCTGCTCCATCTCTTGATACGTCATCGGCTTATATGCCGTTTCTCGCATAAAATCTAATACCTCTTGTTCTGTTAACAAGAAATCACCTCAAATCAATCCCATCGATTCGTGTTGCTATGTATATATACTCAGTATACACGAAATGTCGCTTGGACATCCGTAATCCTAAAAAAGAACCTTTTACCCTTATAAAATAAAAAAAAAGCAGGAGAAGTCATCTCCCGCTTGTTATCCATCTTCAATTAAGCTTTAACCAAATAAGCAACGACCATTGCAAGTACGAAGAATCCTACTGCAAGTCCGATCGTCAAGCGCTGCAAGAACAAGTCCAAACCGCGTGCTTTTTGTTTACCAAAAAGATGTTCCGCTCCACCGGAGATGGCACCCGATAGCCCCGCGCTCTTCCCTTTCTGTAGAAGCACGACAGCAATCAAGCCTAACGAAAAAATGACGAGTAAAATAGTGAACAAAGTTTCCATAGTTCCACCTCCTGTAAGAATAGCTTCACATCAAAATGATAAGTTATGTGTAAAACTGTAGTTACATCAATAAAAAACAGTATTCTTATTGTATCATTAACACATTTGAATTACAAGGTCAATCCCAGTCATTCCCTTCACTTCATCCAGCCGCGATGAAATAAAAAGGACCAACCCGTTGAACGGGTCAGCCCTTAATGGAAAATTAATTATTTTTTCAAGTTGTAGAATGCTTTCAAACCGCCGTATTGAGCCAAATCAGCCAATTCGTCTTCAATGCGAAGCAATTGGTTGTATTTTGCAACACGGTCTGTACGGGAAGGAGCACCTGTTTTGATCTGACCAGCATTTGTCGCAACAGCGATGTCTGCGATTGTGCTATCTTCGGATTCACCTGAACGGTGGGAGATAACTGCTGTGTAACCAGCGCGTTTCGCCATTTCGATTGCATCGAAAGTTTCAGTCAATGTACCGATTTGGTTCACTTTTACCAAGATGGAGTTACCGATTCCTTTTTCGATACCTGTTGCAAGACGCTCTGTATTCGTAACGAACAAGTCGTCACCAACCAATTGAACTTTCTTGCCAAGTTTCTCCGTAAGCAATTTCCAACCTTCCCAGTCGTCTTCGGACATACCGTCTTCGATTGTGATGATTGGGTACTTCTCAACCCAAGAAGCAAGAAGGTCAACATACTCAGCAGATGTGTAGGATTTGCCTTCACCAGCAAGTGTGTATTTACCGTCTTTGTAGAACTCCGTGGAAGCAACGTCCATACCAAGGAATACGTCTACGCCTGGTTTGTAACCCGCTTTTTCGATTGCTTCGATGATTGTAGTGATTGCTTCTTCGTTCGAAGACAAGTTCGGTGCGAAACCACCCTCGTCACCTACAGCTGTGTTAAGGCCTTTTGCTTGCAATACACCTTTCAAGCTGTGGAAGATTTCAGCACCTGTGCGAAGCGCTTCTTTGAAGCTAGGAGCGCCTACAGGAAGAACCATGAACTCTTGCACGTCGATGTTGTTGTCGGCATGCTCACCACCGTTGATGATATTCATCATTGGTACTGGAAGCGTCTTAGCGTTGAATCCGCCAAGGTATACATAAAGAGGAATGTCCAGAGCTTCTGCAGCTGCGCGAGCTACAGCCATGGATACCGCTAGAATTGCGTTTGCACCCAATTTACCTTTGTTTTTTGTTCCGTCCAATTGGATCATCGCTTTGTCGATACCCACTTGGTCAAGTGCGTCCATACCGATGATTTCTGGAGCGATTGTTTCGTTTACGTTCTCAACAGCTTTCAGAACACCTTTACCAAGGTAACGGGATTTGTCGCCATCGCGAAGCTCAACAGCTTCGTGCGCACCTGTGGATGCACCAGATGGTACGATTGCGCGGCCTTTTGCGCCGGATTCAAGGTAAACTTCTACTTCTACAGTTGGGTTACCACGGGAGTCCAAGACTTCGCGTGCGTATACATCAGAAATAATTGTCATGTTAAGTAACACTCCTTTTAGATGTTGTCAGTAATAATTACTTGTTAATCACTGTTGTACCGGTCATTTCTTCCGGCTTGTTCAATTGCATCAGGTCGAGAATCGTCGGAGCCACGTCCGCCAAAATTCCGCCCTCTCTTAGGGTAACATCTTTCTTAGTCACGATACAAGGAACCGGGTTCGTCGTGTGCGCTGTGTGTGGACGGCCGTTCTCGTCGATCTCCACTTCCGCATTACCATGGTCAGCGATGATGATCGCTACGCCGCCTTTGGCGATAACGGCATCAACAACTTTACCAAGGCACTCGTCCGTTGCTTCAACCGCTCTGATCGTCGGCTCAAGCATACCGGAGTGACCTACCATATCCGGGTTCGCGAAGTTCAAGATAATGCAATCTTGACGCTCAGCTTCGATCTCTGCCACCGCTGCTGCCGCAACTTCTGCTGCGCTCATCTCAGGCTGCAAATCATACGTTGCAACTTTCGGTGAAGGGATCAGGATACGTGTCTCGCCTTCTAATTCCTTGTCACGTCCGCCACTGAAGAAGAACGTCACATGCGGATATTTCTCGGTCTCCGCAATACGAAGCTGTTTCTTGTTGTTCTGCACGAGCACTTCACCAAGCGTATTGTCCAGGTTCTTCGGCGAGTAAGCTACGAATCCGTCCACGCTCTCGCTGAACAATGTAAGACATACATAGTGAAGGTTCTTCGGTGCTTTGTCGCCGCGGTCGAATCCGCGGAAATCTTCGTTCGTGAAGACTTGCGACAATTGGATCGCACGGTCCGGACGGAAGTTCAAGAAGATAACCGAATCTTCAGACTCCATCAAACCTACAGGCTGTTCGTTCTCATCCACGATCACTGTCGGCATAACGAACTCATCGAATACCGATTTCTCATAGGATTCCACGATCGCCTTGAGCGGATCTTGGTATTTAGGGCCTTCGCCGTATACCATCGCACGGTAGGATTTCTCCGTACGCTCCCAACGCTTGTCACGGTCCATCGCATAGTAACGGCCTTGTACCGTTGCGATTGTACCTACGCCAAGCTCCCCAATTTTCGCGATCAATTGCTCCATATACCCTTTTGCGCTATCTGGCGATACGTCGCGTCCATCGAGGAATGCATGGATGAATACGTTGTTGAACTCTTCTTTTTTGCATAGCTCGAGCATTGCGAACAAGTGGCTGATGTGACTGTGTACGCCGCCATCGGACAACAAGCCGTAGAGGTGCAATTTTTTATCGTTATTTTTCGCATGACGAACGGCGCCAACTAGCGTCTCGTTGTCGAAAAATTCTCCATCGCGAATGGACTTCGAAATACGAGTCAAGTCTTGATATACGATACGGCCTGCACCGATATTCAAGTGACCTACTTCCGAGTTCCCCATTTGACCTTCAGGAAGCCCTACCGCTTCACCACAAGCCGTTAGCGTTGTGTGCGGGTAAGTCGACCAGTAACGGTCAAAGTTCGGTTTGTTCGCTTGCGCAACGGCGTTGCCTACCAAGTTGTCGCTCAAGCCGAAACCGTCGAGGATGATGAGTGCTACCGGTTTAGGTGCTGTCATTTACTTCGCCCCCTCAACCAATGCAATGTAGGAAGCTGGTTGCAAGCTTGCGCCACCGACCAAAGCGCCATCGATATCGCTTTGTCCCATGTACTCTTGTACATTTTCCGGTTTCACGCTGCCGCCGTATTGAATGCGAACTGCATTCGCTACTTGCTCTCCATACAAACCTTTCACAAGTTCACGAATGTAGCTGATGACTTCATTCGCATCTGCTGCTGTCGAAGATTTGCCTGTTCCAATCGCCCAGATTGGCTCATAAGCAATAACAACCTTCGCTGCTTGCTCTGCATTCAAACCTTGGAAAGCCGCTTCAGTTTGCACTTTACAAACGTCTTTCGTCTGACCAGCTTCACGCTCTTCAAGCTTCTCGCCCACGCACACGATTGGTGTTAAGCCGTGTTTGAATGCTGCGTGCATTTTTTTGTTCACGATCTCGTCTGTCTCTGCGAAGTAAGCGCGACGCTCGGAGTGACCTAGAATCACGTACTCTACGCCAAGATCTTTCAGCATGATGCCGCTGATTTCGCCTGTAAATGCGCCGTTATCTTCAAAGTGCATGTTTTGTGCACCAATTTTGATGGAAGTGCCTTTTACTGCCTCAACAAGTGCCGGCAAGTTCGTGAATGGTGCGCAGATGACGCTCTCTACACCAGCAACTTCTGCTTTCCCTTTCACATCTTGAACGAAAGCTGTGGACTCACTTACAGTTTTGAACATTTTCCAGTTCCCTGCAATGATTGGAGTTCTACTCATGTTTTCACGTCCTTCTATTTTCCCCTAGCTTAGGAGTACTGATCTTATTTATCGTTAAGAGCTTCAACGCCTGGAAGTTTCTTACCTTCCATGAACTCAAGAGATGCGCCGCCGCCTGTCGAGATGTGGTCCATTTTGTCTGCTAAATGGAATTTCTCAGCTGCAGCTGCAGAGTCCCCACCGCCAATGACAGTGTAACCCGCTGTTTCTGCACAAGCTTGTGCTACAGCACGTGTACCGTGGGAGAATGGTTCGATTTCGAATACGCCCATTGGTCCGTTCCATACGACAAGTTTGGAGTTCTTGATCACGTCTGCATACATTTCACGTGTCTTCGGTCCGATGTCAATGCCTTCCCAGTCAGCCGGGATGCCGTCGATATCAACGATTTTCGTATTTGCGTTTGCACTGAAATCATCACTAACCACGATATCAACTGGAAGCAAGAAGTTCTTGCCAAGCTCTTTCGCTTTTGCGATGAACCCAAGTGCTGTTTCCAATTTCTCGTTATCGCACAGCGATTGTCCGATTTCATGGCCTTGTGCTTTGAAGAATGTGTAAGCTAGTCCGCCACCGATCAATACGTTGTCTGCAATTTCGAGCATTTTGTTGATAACATCGATTTTGTCTTTTACTTTGGATCCACCGATGATTGCTGTGAAAGGACGCTCCGGGTTCAGCAATGCTTTACCAAGCACGTTCAATTCTTTCTCCATCAGAAGTCCGGAAACCGCTGGCAGGTATTCTGCAATGC
Proteins encoded:
- a CDS encoding class I SAM-dependent methyltransferase, whose amino-acid sequence is MQEEHEPLMTIPTPAPSDLLYDKPRSQYPYTEADFETTHQLANYRVDLRNPNNIHLDRFIDAKAVYDWSQLRWKDVGRPFQVKNMSETRRDWEQQHEQTMPVRTSWQLFNQSFHTLFEKNVPLELQAARASLWRSLRRFHPSEIRAALSDLVQLSVWNIAHRVTDGVWDPRGKRALFHGLDVTRPRILFLGAAEGYEAMQLYAMYPEGEVVLVDYDEFCRTDRFGNFPASYPFLGAHPSTGHPKVWYKEQMNLHYLVEDIRNLSFGAEFDIVISVGLLEHFPDEHKPEVMDWHRKFLKPGGYAILTTPKKHIKTRLFYTVMEDIMNHTYRELMDIRQMGLYVYENGFDILRHGTIKVHNGIVAKAR
- the rnr gene encoding ribonuclease R, translating into MLTEQEVLDFMRETAYKPMTYQEMEQHFAIEDAQEFKAFLKLLIQMEQEGKIIRTRSERYGIPERMNLLRGRLQAHAKGFAFLIPEDKDHPDVYIHANDLKSAMNGDIVLVRVTTKGAAGGKLEGEVARIVSRAVTQVVGTFQNHETYGFVIPDDKRINRDIFIPQEAFQGAVTGQKVVAKIVNYPEGRAAAEGEVVEILGHKDDPGVDILSIIRKHQLPEAFPEDVMDEAAAAPDSITEEEIVQQGRRDLRDKRIVTIDGEDAKDLDDAVNVERLPNGNYKLGVHIADVGYYVPERSKLDQEAYARGCSVYLVDRVIPMLPHRLSNGICSLNPQVDRLTLSCEMEFDEHMKVVNHDIFTSVIKTKERMTYTNVRKILTEPEDHPELMERYQDLVPDFQLMRELAERLRKHRMRRGAIDFDFQESKVIVDENGKPVDIIKRERSIAEMIIEEFMLAANETVAEHFHWLRVPFLYRIHEDPDSEKLLTFMQFAANFGYAVRGKGNSVHPRALQTLLEQIQGTKEQTVISTMMLRSMKQAKYDSESLGHFGLAAEFYSHFTSPIRRYPDLVIHRIIREVAENGGSLTEQRHEYLASRMKEIAQQSSERERVAVDAERDTEQLKKAEFMLDKVGEEFEGMVSSVTSFGIFVELDNTVEGLIRLSDMTDDYYHFHEQHMALIGERTSKVYRIGDEVKIRVARVNMDDHTIDFEMLDTKSRGGQLNLIGGGFGERGGRGGKNKSKGFGQGGFGSRGKGDRGGKSERSGAGKSGSNSSRGGATGTSRGGKSSPFKPDGPGKKSGKFGKFESRDRTRGDLGESKNPPSEQGKFSFGSGKGGYGSPTPSEYTTEPSNTGAGFNERRKPRKNTSESGIFVGEGQGGSQRRGKSKNGTASFVRKKRK
- the secG gene encoding preprotein translocase subunit SecG, whose product is METLFTILLVIFSLGLIAVVLLQKGKSAGLSGAISGGAEHLFGKQKARGLDLFLQRLTIGLAVGFFVLAMVVAYLVKA
- the eno gene encoding phosphopyruvate hydratase, encoding MTIISDVYAREVLDSRGNPTVEVEVYLESGAKGRAIVPSGASTGAHEAVELRDGDKSRYLGKGVLKAVENVNETIAPEIIGMDALDQVGIDKAMIQLDGTKNKGKLGANAILAVSMAVARAAAEALDIPLYVYLGGFNAKTLPVPMMNIINGGEHADNNIDVQEFMVLPVGAPSFKEALRTGAEIFHSLKGVLQAKGLNTAVGDEGGFAPNLSSNEEAITTIIEAIEKAGYKPGVDVFLGMDVASTEFYKDGKYTLAGEGKSYTSAEYVDLLASWVEKYPIITIEDGMSEDDWEGWKLLTEKLGKKVQLVGDDLFVTNTERLATGIEKGIGNSILVKVNQIGTLTETFDAIEMAKRAGYTAVISHRSGESEDSTIADIAVATNAGQIKTGAPSRTDRVAKYNQLLRIEDELADLAQYGGLKAFYNLKK
- the gpmI gene encoding 2,3-bisphosphoglycerate-independent phosphoglycerate mutase, whose amino-acid sequence is MTAPKPVALIILDGFGLSDNLVGNAVAQANKPNFDRYWSTYPHTTLTACGEAVGLPEGQMGNSEVGHLNIGAGRIVYQDLTRISKSIRDGEFFDNETLVGAVRHAKNNDKKLHLYGLLSDGGVHSHISHLFAMLELCKKEEFNNVFIHAFLDGRDVSPDSAKGYMEQLIAKIGELGVGTIATVQGRYYAMDRDKRWERTEKSYRAMVYGEGPKYQDPLKAIVESYEKSVFDEFVMPTVIVDENEQPVGLMESEDSVIFLNFRPDRAIQLSQVFTNEDFRGFDRGDKAPKNLHYVCLTLFSESVDGFVAYSPKNLDNTLGEVLVQNNKKQLRIAETEKYPHVTFFFSGGRDKELEGETRILIPSPKVATYDLQPEMSAAEVAAAAVAEIEAERQDCIILNFANPDMVGHSGMLEPTIRAVEATDECLGKVVDAVIAKGGVAIIIADHGNAEVEIDENGRPHTAHTTNPVPCIVTKKDVTLREGGILADVAPTILDLMQLNKPEEMTGTTVINK
- the tpiA gene encoding triose-phosphate isomerase, with protein sequence MSRTPIIAGNWKMFKTVSESTAFVQDVKGKAEVAGVESVICAPFTNLPALVEAVKGTSIKIGAQNMHFEDNGAFTGEISGIMLKDLGVEYVILGHSERRAYFAETDEIVNKKMHAAFKHGLTPIVCVGEKLEEREAGQTKDVCKVQTEAAFQGLNAEQAAKVVIAYEPIWAIGTGKSSTAADANEVISYIRELVKGLYGEQVANAVRIQYGGSVKPENVQEYMGQSDIDGALVGGASLQPASYIALVEGAK
- a CDS encoding phosphoglycerate kinase, with translation MNKKSVRDVEVTGKRVFVRVDFNVPLEDGKITDDTRIRETLPTIKYLIENGAKVILASHMGRPKGQFVDSMRLTPAAVRLSELLGKPVVKADEAIGDAVKAQIAELKDGDVLLLENVRFYAGEEKNDPELAKEFASLADLFVNDAFGAAHRAHASTAGIAEYLPAVSGLLMEKELNVLGKALLNPERPFTAIIGGSKVKDKIDVINKMLEIADNVLIGGGLAYTFFKAQGHEIGQSLCDNEKLETALGFIAKAKELGKNFLLPVDIVVSDDFSANANTKIVDIDGIPADWEGIDIGPKTREMYADVIKNSKLVVWNGPMGVFEIEPFSHGTRAVAQACAETAGYTVIGGGDSAAAAEKFHLADKMDHISTGGGASLEFMEGKKLPGVEALNDK